In a genomic window of Silurus meridionalis isolate SWU-2019-XX chromosome 27, ASM1480568v1, whole genome shotgun sequence:
- the idua gene encoding alpha-L-iduronidase isoform X2 encodes MWSWRCVWLLTALLFISVLSVCSSDLEVCVRTEEPVRNLTHFWRSTGFCPPQPHTSAHLYDLSKDQKLNLALLGSVPHAGLQQVRIHWLLELVSAQIINGEYHYNFTYLDELMELLWQNNLQPGFELMGSLNNTFSDFENLTQVSEWKRLVFLTAQRYIEKYGLDVVSQWNFETWNEPNNHDFDNVTMTIQGFLNYYDACLEGLRKASVYLKLGGPGDSCHSPPRSPYCWALLQHCHHTHHNTHPNTHTNTHCLHYIALHKKGGGATLPILQQMVDTVQEIQRRFPLFQSLPVYNDEADPLVGWNKPLTWRADVTYAAMVIKVISQHQDLLIADKNNTINFTLLSNDNAFLSYHPHQFTQRTLTARFQINNTHTPYVQLVRKPVLTAMGLLALLGEQQVKVTMVPRDAREESSVGVLASVHTPQLTHTHTHTADGWQSTVLLYNCRDNVTSNESVSITLNITGAPAHTDVMYMMRYMDNTVTNPYEAWRRMGSPDYPTPHQLSQLRAQEDAQTDGPIPVPAQGVLSLKVKLPVPSILLIHLCAQPPNTPGQVNDVRFVSITKGQVLIVWQDHDVSTKCVKTYEVEFSKDGLGFQRINFRDTVFTSHTFSPESLDVCGVYRVRAVDFWGRAGVYSPTERYTEFC; translated from the exons ATGTGGAGTTGGAGATGTGTGTGGCTTCTCACTGCACTGCTGTTCATCAGCGTGCTTTCAGTCTGCAGCTCGGacctggaggtgtgtgtgagaactgAGGAACCTGTCAGAAACCTCACACACTTCTGGAGGAGCACCGGCTTCTG CCCTCCACAGCCACACACCAGTGCTCACCTGTATGACCTGAGTAAAGACCAGAAGCTGAACCTGGCTCTGCTGGGCTCAGTGCCACATGCAGGTCTGCAGCAGGTGAGGATCCACTGGCTGCTGGAGCTCGTATCTGCACA gATTATAAATGGGGAATATCATTACAACTTCACGTACCTGGATGAGCTGATGGAGCTCCTGTGGCAGAACAACCTGCAGCCTG GTTTTGAGCTCATGGGTAGCCTCAACAACACCTTCAGTGACTTTGAGAACCTCACCCAGGTGTCTGAGTGGAAGCGTCTGGTTTTCCTCACAGCTCAGAGATACATTG agaagtaCGGATTGGACGTGGTGTCTCAGTGGAACTTTGAGACGTGGAATGAGCCGAACAATCACGACTTCGACAACGTCACGATGACGATCCAgg ggTTCCTAAACTACTATGATGCATGTTTAGAAGGTCTGCGTAAAGCGAGTGTGTATCTGAAGCTCGGTGGTCCAGGGGACTCGTGTCACTCTCCTCCTCGATCTCCATACTGCTGGGCCTTACTGCAGCATtgtcaccacacacaccacaacacacaccccaacacacacactaacacacactgtctcCACTACATCGCCCTACataagaag ggtgGGGGTGCTACCCTCCCAATCCTGCAGCAGATGGTCGACACGGTGCAGGAGATCCAGCGGCGTTTCCCTCTGTTTCAGTCACTTCCTGTGTATAATGACGAGGCAGATCCACTCGTGGGCTGGAACAAACCTCTCACCTGGCGCGCTGATGTCACTTACGCTGCCATGGTGAtcaag gTGATCTCCCAGCACCAGGACCTGCTCATCGCTGACAAGAACAACACCATCAACTTCACACTGCTGAGTAACGACAATGCCTTCCTGAGTTACCACCCGCACCAGTTCACCCAGCGCACGCTAACCGCCCGCTTCCAgatcaacaacacacacacaccttacgtCCAGCTCGTACGCAAACCCGTCCTCACCGCCATGGGCCTGCTCGCTCTGctag GTGAGCAGCAGGTGAAGGTTACCATGGTGCCTCGAGACGCTCGGGAAGAGAGTTCAGTGGGTGTTCTTGCAAGCGTTCACACACcccaactcacacacactcacacacacactgctgacgGCTGGCAGAGCACCGTGCTCCTGTACAACTGCAGAGACAACGTCACCTCCAACGAGTCTGTCAGCATCACGCTAAACATCACTGGagctcctgcacacac AGATGTGATGTACATGATGCGCTACATGGATAACACTGTCACTAACCCGTATGAAGCGTGGCGGCGGATGGGCAGCCCAGATTACCCCACACCACACCAACTCTCACAGCTCAGGGCTCAAGAG gacgCTCAGACAGATGGCCCCATCCCGGTTCCTGCTCAGGGAGTTCTGTCTCTGAAAGTGAAGCTCCCTGTTCCCTCCATACTGCTCATCCACCTGTGTGCTCAGCCCCCAAACACACCTGGACAg GTGAACGATGTGCGGTTCGTCTCCATCACTAAGGGCCAAGTCCTCATTGTGTGGCAGGACCATGACGTCAGCACCAA gtgtgtgaagACGTACGAGGTGGAGTTCTCTAAAGATGGACTTGGATTTCAGAGGATCAACTTCAGAGACACTGTGTTCACTTCTCACACCTTCTCACCAG AGAGCCTGGATGTGTGTGGAGTGTACAGAGTGAGAGCTGTGGACTTCTGGGGACGAGCAGGAGTGTATTCACCTACTGAGAGATACACCGAGTTCTGCTGa
- the idua gene encoding alpha-L-iduronidase isoform X1, translating to MSIYFTAAVMWSWRCVWLLTALLFISVLSVCSSDLEVCVRTEEPVRNLTHFWRSTGFCPPQPHTSAHLYDLSKDQKLNLALLGSVPHAGLQQVRIHWLLELVSAQIINGEYHYNFTYLDELMELLWQNNLQPGFELMGSLNNTFSDFENLTQVSEWKRLVFLTAQRYIEKYGLDVVSQWNFETWNEPNNHDFDNVTMTIQGFLNYYDACLEGLRKASVYLKLGGPGDSCHSPPRSPYCWALLQHCHHTHHNTHPNTHTNTHCLHYIALHKKGGGATLPILQQMVDTVQEIQRRFPLFQSLPVYNDEADPLVGWNKPLTWRADVTYAAMVIKVISQHQDLLIADKNNTINFTLLSNDNAFLSYHPHQFTQRTLTARFQINNTHTPYVQLVRKPVLTAMGLLALLGEQQVKVTMVPRDAREESSVGVLASVHTPQLTHTHTHTADGWQSTVLLYNCRDNVTSNESVSITLNITGAPAHTDVMYMMRYMDNTVTNPYEAWRRMGSPDYPTPHQLSQLRAQEDAQTDGPIPVPAQGVLSLKVKLPVPSILLIHLCAQPPNTPGQVNDVRFVSITKGQVLIVWQDHDVSTKCVKTYEVEFSKDGLGFQRINFRDTVFTSHTFSPESLDVCGVYRVRAVDFWGRAGVYSPTERYTEFC from the exons ATGTCGATATATTTTACAGCAG CAGTGATGTGGAGTTGGAGATGTGTGTGGCTTCTCACTGCACTGCTGTTCATCAGCGTGCTTTCAGTCTGCAGCTCGGacctggaggtgtgtgtgagaactgAGGAACCTGTCAGAAACCTCACACACTTCTGGAGGAGCACCGGCTTCTG CCCTCCACAGCCACACACCAGTGCTCACCTGTATGACCTGAGTAAAGACCAGAAGCTGAACCTGGCTCTGCTGGGCTCAGTGCCACATGCAGGTCTGCAGCAGGTGAGGATCCACTGGCTGCTGGAGCTCGTATCTGCACA gATTATAAATGGGGAATATCATTACAACTTCACGTACCTGGATGAGCTGATGGAGCTCCTGTGGCAGAACAACCTGCAGCCTG GTTTTGAGCTCATGGGTAGCCTCAACAACACCTTCAGTGACTTTGAGAACCTCACCCAGGTGTCTGAGTGGAAGCGTCTGGTTTTCCTCACAGCTCAGAGATACATTG agaagtaCGGATTGGACGTGGTGTCTCAGTGGAACTTTGAGACGTGGAATGAGCCGAACAATCACGACTTCGACAACGTCACGATGACGATCCAgg ggTTCCTAAACTACTATGATGCATGTTTAGAAGGTCTGCGTAAAGCGAGTGTGTATCTGAAGCTCGGTGGTCCAGGGGACTCGTGTCACTCTCCTCCTCGATCTCCATACTGCTGGGCCTTACTGCAGCATtgtcaccacacacaccacaacacacaccccaacacacacactaacacacactgtctcCACTACATCGCCCTACataagaag ggtgGGGGTGCTACCCTCCCAATCCTGCAGCAGATGGTCGACACGGTGCAGGAGATCCAGCGGCGTTTCCCTCTGTTTCAGTCACTTCCTGTGTATAATGACGAGGCAGATCCACTCGTGGGCTGGAACAAACCTCTCACCTGGCGCGCTGATGTCACTTACGCTGCCATGGTGAtcaag gTGATCTCCCAGCACCAGGACCTGCTCATCGCTGACAAGAACAACACCATCAACTTCACACTGCTGAGTAACGACAATGCCTTCCTGAGTTACCACCCGCACCAGTTCACCCAGCGCACGCTAACCGCCCGCTTCCAgatcaacaacacacacacaccttacgtCCAGCTCGTACGCAAACCCGTCCTCACCGCCATGGGCCTGCTCGCTCTGctag GTGAGCAGCAGGTGAAGGTTACCATGGTGCCTCGAGACGCTCGGGAAGAGAGTTCAGTGGGTGTTCTTGCAAGCGTTCACACACcccaactcacacacactcacacacacactgctgacgGCTGGCAGAGCACCGTGCTCCTGTACAACTGCAGAGACAACGTCACCTCCAACGAGTCTGTCAGCATCACGCTAAACATCACTGGagctcctgcacacac AGATGTGATGTACATGATGCGCTACATGGATAACACTGTCACTAACCCGTATGAAGCGTGGCGGCGGATGGGCAGCCCAGATTACCCCACACCACACCAACTCTCACAGCTCAGGGCTCAAGAG gacgCTCAGACAGATGGCCCCATCCCGGTTCCTGCTCAGGGAGTTCTGTCTCTGAAAGTGAAGCTCCCTGTTCCCTCCATACTGCTCATCCACCTGTGTGCTCAGCCCCCAAACACACCTGGACAg GTGAACGATGTGCGGTTCGTCTCCATCACTAAGGGCCAAGTCCTCATTGTGTGGCAGGACCATGACGTCAGCACCAA gtgtgtgaagACGTACGAGGTGGAGTTCTCTAAAGATGGACTTGGATTTCAGAGGATCAACTTCAGAGACACTGTGTTCACTTCTCACACCTTCTCACCAG AGAGCCTGGATGTGTGTGGAGTGTACAGAGTGAGAGCTGTGGACTTCTGGGGACGAGCAGGAGTGTATTCACCTACTGAGAGATACACCGAGTTCTGCTGa
- the rchy1 gene encoding RING finger and CHY zinc finger domain-containing protein 1: MAATAAGCQHYVRKCLLKAPCCEKFYVCRLCHDDEEDHKMDRFQVREVKCAVCDSIQEAQQVCGGCGVIFSEYYCNICHLYDRNKKQFHCEPCGICRIGPREKFFHCQKCNLCLANDLQGKHKCVENVSRQDCAVCMEDIHTSRIRAHVMPCGHLLHKTCFDLMCRNGAYRCPLCMHSAVDMEGFWEQRDVEIAQCPMPPELKNRKMKILCNDCQSRCTADFHVLGMKCSTCGSYNTSQD; encoded by the exons ATGGCGGCCACTGCAGCAGGATGTCAACATTATGTTcgcaaatgtttattaaaa GCTCCCTGCTGTGAGAAGTTCTACGTGTGTCGTCTCTGTCATGATGATGAGGAAGATCATAAGATGGACCGGTTCCAGGTCAGAGAGGTGAAATGTGCCGTGTGTGACTCCATCCAGGAG gctCAGCAGGTGTGTGGGGGTTGTGGTGTGATCTTCAGTGAGTATTACTGCAACATCTGTCACCTGTATGATCGAAACAAGAAGCAGTTCCACTGTGAGCCCTGTGGCATCTGCAG GATCGGTCCGAGGGAGAAGTTCTTCCACTGTCAGAAGTGTAATTTGTGTTTAGCTAATGATCTGCAGGGCAAACACAAG TGTGTGGAGAACGTGTCGAGGCAGgactgtgctgtgtgtatgGAGGATATTCACACGTCCAGGATCCGAGCTCACGTCATGCCCTGTGGTCACCTGCTGCACaa gacgTGTTTTGATTTAATGTGCAGAAACGG GGCGTATCGGTGCCCCCTGTGCATGCACTCAGCAGTGGATATGGAGGGGTTCTGGGAGCAGAGAGACGTGGAGATCGCACAGTGCCCCATGCCACCTGAGCTCAAGAATCGGAAAATGAAG atcCTGTGTAACGACTGTCAGAGCCGCTGTACTGCAGATTTCCACGTGTTGGGGATGAAGTGCAGCACGTGTGGCTCTTATAACACCTCACAGGATTAA
- the lrp13 gene encoding very low-density lipoprotein receptor, with product MQVVQVLWTLWTLSIAAWTRSELLSDGSVSAQEPLRCRFGSVPCKDGRACVLHLHVCDGEVDCADGSDESDCSSDCSVGMFQCAHGKMCIEKKQLCDGVVQCQDRSDEVGCFNPDEGCFHRCDKTRCVSNSFMCDGEADCEDGSDEADCGDGSCSSAEFQCSSGQCVSTSMRCDGYPDCQDHSDEDGCVSQLDCAADQHRCLNKQQCVLKEWVCDGDNDCKDMSDEQNCTEPAVQCGEFQWPCASRTQCVPQSWRCDATKDCRDQSDESGCKLESCPPDQYQCDSLECVDPLLLCNGKADCEDESDEGGACKSATCSDQSRCAHDCYITPKGTRCLCRKGYEPVDGGVECVDVDECVKTPDVCDHACKNSDGSYDCSCNQGYVLEPDRRTCTLTGELNLLVSIQSDVFLFSLGSSSLEVLSSETQPVLSVDYEWKEQKVYWINSEAESVMWTTLDQKNRGTLIRGIRTECVAVDWVAQNLYWTDRAEGQINAVRLDASKPEPVVIVDNDVDELRSLAVLPQKGVMFWSETGPEAQIERAGMDGSNRRVLVSRPVLWPVGLAVDLLQNRLYWTDEKLHCIGSATLDGDDVKILQLMKTLSPFSISVFGDLVYWSDTRRGTIQKAQKTTGKQQLVLLKRLGQPFSIKVIHALLQPSVENPCVLQRCSHLCVLAPALKAVCKCPSPLLLDSDGQTCSKPDDDVSFLLFMSPKSISQVYVDSRKSGIGLHDWPEHLSFDLPEARRASAFDLVLNERTLYVWDSAASSVGVFKMEKASVRWCETLFKLRWGSIAVLAVDFSTLNVFWSSREQPGVYVTSEHGTHTALIVDRGTVRSMALHPQTGRLCFTNAELQGAGTRLECTYMDGRNHTMVWDGAVNPVSLSFSSDGNRLYWADTSLGLISSVRIDGSELKVLRSEEPVVAFTLANNVLVWITKTDSTKCWFSEDHQTADMWFTVKKEVLDIKAFSQNGTNLCSSGNGGCSQLCLAFPGGRTCRCGRGFLPTNETGCVPDSRCPSGTKPCLRGEQCVPLEQVCDGDPDCADDSDEICVHDEAEGVKPKVHPSSISLLPPRPGASDDPGLEKNIDSSGGLSPKSTPLYVPGVVNTSKSPKPDVNDIKVESVDSESCGTRMCNGKGECVLLDGQMTCECELGYRGDHCEYEVGGMIQGPVIYATVGLAVGVLVLGVIVGIIQKNKAANRRQARPIVRETSMRELSNRTETTSTQHNTKSTDPENPEVR from the exons ATGCAGGTGGTGCAGGTGTTGTGGACGCTGTGGACGCTGAGCATCGCGGCCTGGACGCGCTCTGAACTTCTCTCAG atgGGAGTGTGAGCGCTCAGGAGCCTCTGCGCTGTAGGTTCGGCTCCGTTCCGTGTAAAGATGGCAGAGCGTGTGTGCTTCACCTccatgtgtgtgatggagaggtAGACTGTGCTGATGGCTCTGATGAAAGCGACTGTTCCTCAGATTGCAGTGTGG GTATGTTCCAGTGTGCTCATGGTAAGATGTGTATTGAGAAGAAGCAGTTGTGTGATGGAGTGGTCCAGTGCCAGGACAGATCAGATGAAGTAGGCTGCTTTAACCCGGACGAGGGCTGTTTTCACCGCTGTGATAAAACACGCTGTGTTTCTAACTCCTTCATGTGTGATGGAGAAGCAGACTGTGAGGATGGCAGCGATGAAGCTGATTGTG GTGATGGGAGCTGCAGCAGTGCAGAATTCCAGTGCAGCAGCGGTCAGTGTGTGTCCACCAGCATGCGATGTGACGGTTACCCAGACTGTCAGGATCACTCTGATGAGGACGGGTGTGTCTCCCAGCTGGActgtgctgctgatcagcatcgCTGTCTCAACAAGCAGCAGTGTGTGCTGAAGGAGTGGGTCTGTGATGGAGACAACGACTGCAAGGACATGTCAGATGAACAG aactgtACAGAGCCTGCAGTGCAGTGTGGAGAGTTTCAGTGGCCATGTGCGTCTCGTACTCAGTGTGTTCCTCAGAGCTGGCGCTGTGACGCCACCAAAGACTGCAGAGACCAGAGTGATGAATCAGGAT gtaAGCTGGAGTCCTGTCCTCCTGATCAGTACCAGTGTGATAGTTTGGAGTGTGTGGACCCGTTGCTCCTCTGTAATGGTAAAGCTGACTGTGAAGATGAATCAGATGAGGGAGGAGCCTGTAAGAGCGCCACATGTTCTGACCAGTCACGATGTGCACACGACTGCTACATCACACCTAAAGGAACT cgtTGCCTGTGCAGGAAAGGGTACGAGCCAGTAGATGgaggtgtggagtgtgtggatgtAGACGAGTGTGTGAAGACTCCAGATGTGTGTGATCACGCCTGTAAGAACTCGGACGGCTCGTACGACTGCTCCTGTAACCAGGGTTACGTCCTGGAGCCTGACAGACGCACCTGTACGCTTACAG GAGAGCTGAACCTGTTAGTCTCTATACAGTCAGATGTCTTCCTCTTCAGTCTTGGGAGCTCCAGCCTGGAGGTTCTCTCCTCTGAAACTCAGCCCGTGCTCTCCGTGGATTACGAGTGGAAGGAGCAGAAGGTGTACTGGATCAACTCTGAAGCCGAGTCTGTGATGTGGACTACGCTGGACCAGAAGAACAGAGGAACGCTAATCCGAG GTATCAGGACTGAGTGTGTAGCAGTGGATTGGGTGGCTCAGAACCTGTACTGGACCGACAGAGCAGAAGGTCAGATCAATGCTGTGAGGTTGGACGCTTCTAAGCCGGAGCCTGTGGTTATTGTGGACAATGATGTAGACGAGCTGCGATCGTTAGCTGTGCTGCCTCAGAAGGG GGTGATGTTCTGGTCAGAAACGGGACCTGAGGCTCAGATCGAGAGAGcagggatggatggatcaaaCAGAAGAGTGTTGGTGAGTCGCCCTGTGCTCTGGCCAGTGGGTTTAGCAGTGGATCTGCTTCAGAACCGACTCTACTGGACTGATGAGAAACTGCACTGTATCGGATCAGCCACACTGGATGGAGATGATGTTAAG ATCCTGCAGCTGATGAAGACTCTGAGTCCGTTCTCCATATCAGTGTTTGGAGATTTGGTTTACTGGTCTGACACTCGAAGGGGGACCATCCAGAAAGCTCAGAAGACGACCGGAAAGCAGCAACTGGTGCTGCTCAAACGGCTCGGCCAACCGTTCAGTATCAAG GTGATTCATGCATTACTGCAGCCGAGTGTGGAGAACCCGTGTGTGTTACAGAGATGTTCTCACCTGTGTGTCCTCGCACCTGCACTGAAGGCAGTGTGTAAATGTCCGTCTCCACTCCTGCTGGATAGTGATGGACAAACGTGTTCCAAACCAGATGATGATGTTTCCTTTCTTCTGTTCATGTCCCCTAAATCAATctctcag gtGTATGTAGACAGCAGGAAGTCTGGCATTGGTCTTCATGACTGGCCGGAGCATCTGAGCTTTGATCTCCCTGAAGCCAGAAGAGCCTCAGCGTTTGACCTGGTTCTGAACGAGCGGACTCTGTACGTCTGGGACTCGGCTGCCAGTTCTGTGGGTGTGTTTAAAATGGAGAAGGCATCAGTAAGGTGGTGTGAGACCCTGTTTAAGCTGAGGTGGGGCTCCATAGCGGTGCTGGCGGTCGATTTCAGCACGCTGAATGTGTTCTGGAGTTCCAGAGAGCAACCTGGAGTGTACGTGACGTCAGAACATGGAACACACACGGCCCTGATCGTTGACCGAGGCACGGTGCGCTCCATGGCGCTGCACCCTCAGACAGGCCGACTGTGCTTCACCAATGCTGAGCTGCAGGGAGCAGGAACACGTCTGGAGTGCACCTACATGGACGGAAGGAACCACACGATGGTTTGGGATGGAGCTGTTAATCCAGTCTCTCTGAGCTTCTCGAGCGATGGGAACAGGCTTTACTGGGCTGACACTA GTCTGGGTCTCATCAGCTCCGTTAGAATCGATGGATCTGAACTCAAAGTATTAAGGAGTGAGGAACCTGTAGTGGCCTTCACTTTAGCCAACAATGTCCTCGTCTGGATCACAAAGACCG ATTCCACCAAGTGCTGGTTCAGTGAGGATCATCAGACAGCAGACATGTGGTTTACAGTGAAGAAGGAAGTGCTGGACATCAAGGCTTTCAGTCAGAACG GCACTAATTTGTGCTCCAGTGGAAAtggagggtgcagtcagctgtGCTTGGCGTTCCCTGGTGGAAGGACCTGCCGCTGTGGGCGGGGTTTCCTGCCCACCAATGAGACCGGCTGCGTCCCCGACTCGCGATGCCCATCGGGCACTAAGCCGTGTCTTCGTGGAGAGCAGTGTGTACCCCTGGAGCAGGTCTGTGATGGTGATCCGGACTGTGCTGATGACTCCGATGAGATCT GTGTCCACGATGAAGCTGAAGGTGTCAAACCAAAAGTTCATCCCAGCTCTATATCTCTACTTCCACCAAGACCAGGAGCTTCTGATGACCCTGGTTTAGAAAAGAACATTGACTCCAGTGGTGGTCTGTCTCCAAAATCCACTCCTCTGTATGTTCCTGGTGTAGTGAACACTTCTAAATCTCCTAAGCCTGACGTGAACGACATTAAGGTGGAAAGTGTGGACTCGGAGTCGTGTGGGACGAGGATGTGTAACGGGAAAGGAGAGTGTGTGCTGTTGGATGGACAGATGACGTGCGAGTGTGAGTTGGGGTACAGAGGAGACCACTGCGAGTATGAGGTTGGAGGGATGATTCAGGGGCCGGTGATCTACGCCACTGTGGGACTGGCTGTCGGGGTCCTCGTCCTCGGGGTGATCGTGGGGATCATTCAGAAAAACAAAGCTGCAAATCGCAG gcaGGCCCGGCCCATCGTGAGGGAGACGAGTATGAGGGAGCTGTCGAACAGAACCGAGACCACGTCCACGCAACACAACACCAAATCCACAGATCCAGAGAACCCGGAGGTCCGCTGA
- the idua gene encoding alpha-L-iduronidase isoform X3, with protein MQVCSRIINGEYHYNFTYLDELMELLWQNNLQPGFELMGSLNNTFSDFENLTQVSEWKRLVFLTAQRYIEKYGLDVVSQWNFETWNEPNNHDFDNVTMTIQGFLNYYDACLEGLRKASVYLKLGGPGDSCHSPPRSPYCWALLQHCHHTHHNTHPNTHTNTHCLHYIALHKKGGGATLPILQQMVDTVQEIQRRFPLFQSLPVYNDEADPLVGWNKPLTWRADVTYAAMVIKVISQHQDLLIADKNNTINFTLLSNDNAFLSYHPHQFTQRTLTARFQINNTHTPYVQLVRKPVLTAMGLLALLGEQQVKVTMVPRDAREESSVGVLASVHTPQLTHTHTHTADGWQSTVLLYNCRDNVTSNESVSITLNITGAPAHTDVMYMMRYMDNTVTNPYEAWRRMGSPDYPTPHQLSQLRAQEDAQTDGPIPVPAQGVLSLKVKLPVPSILLIHLCAQPPNTPGQVNDVRFVSITKGQVLIVWQDHDVSTKCVKTYEVEFSKDGLGFQRINFRDTVFTSHTFSPESLDVCGVYRVRAVDFWGRAGVYSPTERYTEFC; from the exons ATGCAGGTCTGCAGCAG gATTATAAATGGGGAATATCATTACAACTTCACGTACCTGGATGAGCTGATGGAGCTCCTGTGGCAGAACAACCTGCAGCCTG GTTTTGAGCTCATGGGTAGCCTCAACAACACCTTCAGTGACTTTGAGAACCTCACCCAGGTGTCTGAGTGGAAGCGTCTGGTTTTCCTCACAGCTCAGAGATACATTG agaagtaCGGATTGGACGTGGTGTCTCAGTGGAACTTTGAGACGTGGAATGAGCCGAACAATCACGACTTCGACAACGTCACGATGACGATCCAgg ggTTCCTAAACTACTATGATGCATGTTTAGAAGGTCTGCGTAAAGCGAGTGTGTATCTGAAGCTCGGTGGTCCAGGGGACTCGTGTCACTCTCCTCCTCGATCTCCATACTGCTGGGCCTTACTGCAGCATtgtcaccacacacaccacaacacacaccccaacacacacactaacacacactgtctcCACTACATCGCCCTACataagaag ggtgGGGGTGCTACCCTCCCAATCCTGCAGCAGATGGTCGACACGGTGCAGGAGATCCAGCGGCGTTTCCCTCTGTTTCAGTCACTTCCTGTGTATAATGACGAGGCAGATCCACTCGTGGGCTGGAACAAACCTCTCACCTGGCGCGCTGATGTCACTTACGCTGCCATGGTGAtcaag gTGATCTCCCAGCACCAGGACCTGCTCATCGCTGACAAGAACAACACCATCAACTTCACACTGCTGAGTAACGACAATGCCTTCCTGAGTTACCACCCGCACCAGTTCACCCAGCGCACGCTAACCGCCCGCTTCCAgatcaacaacacacacacaccttacgtCCAGCTCGTACGCAAACCCGTCCTCACCGCCATGGGCCTGCTCGCTCTGctag GTGAGCAGCAGGTGAAGGTTACCATGGTGCCTCGAGACGCTCGGGAAGAGAGTTCAGTGGGTGTTCTTGCAAGCGTTCACACACcccaactcacacacactcacacacacactgctgacgGCTGGCAGAGCACCGTGCTCCTGTACAACTGCAGAGACAACGTCACCTCCAACGAGTCTGTCAGCATCACGCTAAACATCACTGGagctcctgcacacac AGATGTGATGTACATGATGCGCTACATGGATAACACTGTCACTAACCCGTATGAAGCGTGGCGGCGGATGGGCAGCCCAGATTACCCCACACCACACCAACTCTCACAGCTCAGGGCTCAAGAG gacgCTCAGACAGATGGCCCCATCCCGGTTCCTGCTCAGGGAGTTCTGTCTCTGAAAGTGAAGCTCCCTGTTCCCTCCATACTGCTCATCCACCTGTGTGCTCAGCCCCCAAACACACCTGGACAg GTGAACGATGTGCGGTTCGTCTCCATCACTAAGGGCCAAGTCCTCATTGTGTGGCAGGACCATGACGTCAGCACCAA gtgtgtgaagACGTACGAGGTGGAGTTCTCTAAAGATGGACTTGGATTTCAGAGGATCAACTTCAGAGACACTGTGTTCACTTCTCACACCTTCTCACCAG AGAGCCTGGATGTGTGTGGAGTGTACAGAGTGAGAGCTGTGGACTTCTGGGGACGAGCAGGAGTGTATTCACCTACTGAGAGATACACCGAGTTCTGCTGa